One region of Juglans regia cultivar Chandler chromosome 4, Walnut 2.0, whole genome shotgun sequence genomic DNA includes:
- the LOC118348212 gene encoding putative disease resistance protein RGA4 translates to MADLASSLASSLLKKLGSLVYQELYLAWGVQSDLHKLESTISILKIVLLDAEDKQANNPMLSIWLGRLKNMLYVAEDVVDELEYEALRKQAITTYGSAMAKVCHFFCSFMALSSRLKLAHKIKDIRERLDEINADKVQFNLTERHEEVHVNPLWREKTHSFIDPSTVFGRDGDKEEIKKSLMHPNPTRNLNIIAIVGLGGMGKTTLAKVVYNDESVVKHFQLRMWVCVPENFNVTRLVKDILKSAGGRVDKNSSNEDTLQTSLRELLKDKRFLLVLDDVWNENRNKWTELRDLLNGGSHGSVIVVTTRSHRVSSVLDPVYTHSVEGLSKEESLSLFVKCAFKEGEDKLYPNLLPIADEIVKKCKGVPLALKSLGGLLYSKVDESEWELVRGNEIWELEENEGGILPALQLSYNQMPIHLKRCFAYCVNFPKDYDFSNILLIEQWVAHGLIIQMSPNKKQELEDIGELYIKELMSICFFQLDLQENLFGMYSFKMHDLVHDLVLSIGHEEWSEIDSDNKDMASTVRHLSISSSSQQVSKFSNKLTNVRSIMYRNEPHVSSVEACISRFKSLRLLTIPYSDFENLPSSIGTQKHLRYLGLSLNQSIKKLPNSICKLHNLQTLLLDGCRDLERLPKDMRNMINLRFLTISTKDTCLFVNGVCCFNSLQILWVVECPRLECLLPQMDRCLTNLRMLVFVECESLTSLPPIIKHLKALESLYICDCEEIDLTGGGGGDAQDLNLRLQILYITNLPKLEILPEWLLGSANTLKHLHIEQCENLKALPEWLPTLKSLQTLEIIECNELSSLPEGIRHMKTLRKLVIIPEL, encoded by the coding sequence ATGGCTGATCTTGCCTCTAGCCTCGCCAGTAGTCTCTTGAAGAAATTAGGCTCTTTGGTTTATCAAGAGCTCTACTTGGCATGGGGTGTCCAGAGCGACCTGCATAAACTTGAGAGCACGATTTCTATCCTTAagatcgtgctcttggatgctgAAGACAAGCAAGCAAACAACCCCATGCTGAGCATCTGGCTTGGACggcttaaaaatatgttatatgtcGCAGAGGATGTGGTAGATGAACTTGAGTACGAAGCTTTAAGGAAGCAAGCGATTACGACATATGGAAGCGCTATGGCAAAGGTATGCCATTTCTTTTGTTCATTCATGGCACTTTCATCCCGTTTAAAATTGGCTCACAAAATCAAGGACATTAGAGAGAGGTTAGATGAGATTAATGCTGATAAGGTTCAGTTTAATCTCACTGAGCGGCATGAAGAGGTGCATGTCAATCCCCTGTGGAGGGAGAAGACCCATTCCTTTATTGATCCTTCAACAGTATTCGGTAGGGATGGtgacaaagaagaaataaaaaagagtttgatgCACCCAAATCCCACTagaaatcttaatataattgcCATAGTTGGATTAGGAGGTATGGGAAAGACCACACTTGCCAAGGTTGTTTACAATGACGAATCCGTAGTTAAACATTTTCAGTTGAGAATGTGGGTTTGTGTACCTGAGAATTTTAATGTTACAAGATTGGTGAAAGACATCCTTAAATCTGCTGGTGGTAGAGTTGATAAGAATTCAAGTAATGAAGATACATTGCAGACTAGTTTGAGAGAACTTTTAAAGGATAAAAGGTTTCTACTAGTTTTAGATGATGTCTggaatgaaaatagaaataaatggaCTGAACTGAGAGATTTGCTTAATGGAGGGTCGCATGGAAGTGTCATTGTTGTAACGACACGTAGTCACAGGGTTTCTTCCGTTTTAGACCCTGTTTATACACATTCTGTAGAAGGTCtatcaaaagaagaaagtttGTCTTTGTTTGTGAAATGTGCATTCAAGGAAGGAGAAGACAAACTATATCCAAATCTCTTGCCAATTGCAGATGAAATAGTGAAAAAGTGTAAAGGGGTTCCACTGGCCCTGAAGAGTTTAGGTGGTCTACTTTATTCGAAAGTCGATGAAAGCGAGTGGGAATTGGTGAGAGGTAACGAGATTTGGgaattggaagaaaatgagggaggCATCTTACCTGCATTGCAATTGAGCTATAATCAAATGCCAATTCATTTGAAGCGATGCTTTGCTTATTGCGTTAATTTTCCAAAGGATTATGATTTCAGTAATATCCTTTTAATTGAACAATGGGTGGCACATGGATTAATCATCCAAATGTCTCCTAACAAAAAACAAGAGTTGGAAGATATTGGAGAATTGTACATTAAAGAGTTAATGTCGATATGTTTTTTCCAATTAGatcttcaagaaaatctttttggcATGTATTCCTTCAAAATGCATGATCTCGTCCATGATCTTGTACTCTCTATTGGCCATGAAGAGTGGTCGGAAATAGACTCTGACAATAAAGACATGGCCTCGACAGTTCGTCATTTGTCAATTTCATCTAGTAGCCAACAAGTTTCGAAGTTCTCAAACAAGTTAACTAATGTGAGGAGCATCATGTACCGAAACGAACCACACGTGTCCTCAGTTGAAGCATGCATCTCAAGATTCAAGTCTTTACGTCTGTTAACTATACCTTATtcagattttgagaatttgccAAGTTCCATTGGTACTCAAAAGCATTTGAGATATCTCGGCCTATCTCTTAATCAGTCAATCAAGAAGCTTCCTAATTCCATTTGCAAGTTACACAATTTGCAAACCTTGTTACTTGATGGATGTAGAGACCTTGAACGACTGCCCAAAGATATGAGGAACATGATCAACCTTAGGTTTCTTACGATTTCAACAAAAGATACATGCTTGTTCGTGAATGGAGTATGTTGCTTTAATTCTCTTCAGATTTTATGGGTGGTGGAGTGTCCAAGACTCGAATGCTTGCTTCCACAGATGGACAGGTGCCTCACCAACCTTCGTATGTTGGTTTTTGTGGAATGTGAAAGTTTGACCTCTTTGCCACCTATTATCAAGCACCTAAAAGCCTTAGAGTCATTGTACATTTGTGATTGTGAAGAGATAGATTTGacgggaggaggaggaggagatgcacAGGACCTCAATTTGAGACTCCAAATCTTGTATATAACAAATTTACCAAAGTTGGAGATTTTACCCGAATGGCTCCTAGGATCTGCAAACACTTTAAAGCACCTACATATCGAGCAGTGTGAAAATCTGAAGGCGTTGCCAGAGTGGTTACCAACTCTGAAATCACTTCAGACATTGGAGATCATTGAATGCAATGAGCTATCATCTCTACCGGAGGGGATTCGTCATAtgaaaacattaagaaaactGGTGATCATTCCTGAGCTCTAA